The genomic segment AAGAATGCTATTAATTACACCATATGATAAAACTATTTTAGGTGAAATCGAAAAAGCAATTCTGAAATCAGATCTTGGGCTAACTCCTAATAATGATGGTTCTGTTCTTCGTTTATCCATTCCACAATTAACAGAAGAACGTCGTAAAGAGCTTGTTAAAGAAGTGAAAAAAGAAGCAGAAGAAGCAAAAGTAGCAGTTCGTAATATCCGTCGTGAAGCAAACGAAGACTTGAAGAAATTAGAAAAAAATGGAGACATTACTGAAGATGATTTACGTTCTTACGGTGAAGATGTACAAAAACTAACTGACGAAAGCATTAAAAACATCGATAACATCACGAAAGACAAAGAAGCGGAAATCTTAGAGGTTTAATTGATACTTTTACGAGTAGTAACAAATAAGGCAAATATCCTTTTAAGTTGATGTGACATTCCTAATTCTTTCCATATGTGTTGGGTTAGGAATGTTTTTTAATGGGCAATTCCATCACTCTCATGAAACTCTCATCTGTTCACATGGAATTTTTAGTACATTAATTGATTCTTTTTTGTTATTATAGATATAGACATGCTCTAAGAAGTGTATCAATTGGAGGATTTAAGATGTTTAAAAAGCTATTTCGACAAGATGAAAATATATTAAATAGTGAACTTGCAGAAGATTTGCCTATTCCGCGCCATGTAGCCATTATTATGGATGGCAACGGTAGATGGGCGAAGAAACGTTTTTTGCCAAGGATTGCTGGGCATAAAGAAGGTATGGATGTAGTAAAACGTGTAACACGCTATGCGAACGCAATCGGAATTGATGTACTAACTCTCTATGCTTTTTCAACTGAAAATTGGAAACGACCTACAGATGAGGTAGATTTTTTAATGAAACTACCTGTAGAATTTTTTGACTCTTTTGTACCAGAGTTGATAGAAGAAAATGTTCGTGTTAATGTGATGGGGTACCGAGAGAATTTACCCGACCATACGATGCGAGCGGTAGAAAAAGCAATTGCGGACACGGCGCATTGTACTGGATTAACTCTTAATTTTGCTTTGAATTATGGAGGGCGTTCAGAAATAATTACTGCGGCGAAAGAAGCGATGAAAGAACTAGTTTCAGTAGGTAAGTCAGCAGATGATTTAACCGAAGATATGTTGAATAACCACTTGATGAGTAGTGGCCTTGGGGATCCAGATTTATTAATAAGAACAAGTGGAGAACTTAGATTAAGTAATTTTATGCTATGGCAACTAGCTTATAGCGAATTTTATTTTACAGACACACATTGGCCTGATTTTTCAAAAGAAGATTTTTTACAAGCGATTATCGAATATCAAAACAGGTCGCGTCGTTTTGGAGGGCTCTAGGGAGGAAATAGGATTGAAAACGAGAATTATTACTGCAGTTGTTGCGCTGATATTTTTTATTCCATTTGTTATTTACGGGGGAATTCCATTTGAATTATTGAGTATATTACTTGCAACGATTGCTCTTTATGAAGTGCTTATAATGACAAAACAACGGATTTTTTCGGTGAATGGCATCGTCACTTTACTATTAATGTGGTTAGTTGTCGTACCGGATCGATATTTAGACTTTTTAGAAGAGCTGCATATTACCGAAATGGAAATTATTTTTATTTTGA from the Listeria seeligeri serovar 1/2b str. SLCC3954 genome contains:
- the frr gene encoding ribosome recycling factor yields the protein MSKEVLTKSKEKMEKAEQALTRQLGTIRAGRANASLLDRLTVDYYGAATPVNQMASISIPEARMLLITPYDKTILGEIEKAILKSDLGLTPNNDGSVLRLSIPQLTEERRKELVKEVKKEAEEAKVAVRNIRREANEDLKKLEKNGDITEDDLRSYGEDVQKLTDESIKNIDNITKDKEAEILEV
- a CDS encoding isoprenyl transferase → MFKKLFRQDENILNSELAEDLPIPRHVAIIMDGNGRWAKKRFLPRIAGHKEGMDVVKRVTRYANAIGIDVLTLYAFSTENWKRPTDEVDFLMKLPVEFFDSFVPELIEENVRVNVMGYRENLPDHTMRAVEKAIADTAHCTGLTLNFALNYGGRSEIITAAKEAMKELVSVGKSADDLTEDMLNNHLMSSGLGDPDLLIRTSGELRLSNFMLWQLAYSEFYFTDTHWPDFSKEDFLQAIIEYQNRSRRFGGL